The DNA region ataattttccaaatacatattctaaaagttatattatcaGTTAAGAGGTTAGTTAAATACaggtttttaaagtttaaatattcaaggcaaaaacaaaaacctgttactgttatttttatatttctgcatATTGATGATTCATTTCCCTATACCGATTTTAATAAGcagaagatatttaataaaagctgCGGCCAACTTCTTCAGTTTTTACGGTAgtattaaattcaatgtttGATAATCATTACAAACAAacgtacaaattataaaaaaaaatatttgcattttgGGATActatttgatttgatattaTGTTTGCATATGTATTTGGTGAATAAACAAGATTACGTATAGCAAATTCCAGAAGATAATTCGTAATTccatactttaatatttattttctcatgtTTCTCATATACTTTAACCGTAACAACTCGAATTTAATATACCAAATCAGGTTGTAATTAAAACAGCGCATCcaaattaaacatgttttagaCTAATCTGAACTGTCCAAAACACGTttgaagtattaaataataatatgcacTTTATAAACCACCCACATGATATTAATCAAACACTCCGGGCCCATCCCATCGGATATTTTCAGCTAACCAATTTTCAAAAGGGAAAAAAAAGACGCACTCACCTCTTCGACCGAAAAAACGGTGCCACTTCACTCAAAACACAGCACGTGAATTATTCCAGTTGGAAAGGGCCGTACCTGTCgatggaattttaaaatttcaacggTCGAACGCCGCGAGCTGGCCGGACAGTGAGAAACCAGGTTTCGAACGCGTCCGTATCCACCGTCGACTGAACGGACGCCAAGAGAGCGGACGCGGTTCTGCCGCTATACCGCGGTTTTTTCACACACATCATTCCCATTCTGGGTATTAAACAGCGTTATGTTAACAGTGATCCGAAGGCCTGACAGTCGTTCAAGGAAGGCGTTGGTCCTCGATATTGATACCGCAGATCCTCCAATAAATACTCCGTAACTGTGTGTTTCGAATGGGTTTCACcattggaaatgatttatGGAGTTCTTCTCGTTGTCGTTAGTCTCCAAATGGTACCTCTGTTAGTTTTTTTAGTGATTACCATGATCATTTTATTCCTTGCGGCCTTccttcattttcaattttgtaggCAAAtactcttttaataaaaacaaacagttACTAAGTTTATGAAGAgcttattaacaatttttgtatttgtccaaaccatttaaataaataatggctCAAAgatagacaataaaaattatattcatgccaaaaaaacttttacaacCATAAAAaggacatttttttaaaattaatctctcACCAAATTTAATATCCAGCAATTGTCacgtgaaatataaaatattaatttaataaattttaagttttaataaattttaatttaaaaaaatgtgtttcctttttgttttataagctcATTTTGtcctacaaaatttttaatacattatcatggcaatattattaaaaatcacataaaattattaaattacttttttatcatttatagtAGAAAACAATATTACCATATAAACTGCGTATGTAGTACCtactttttcattaaataaatgaatattgaattgaaaacaaacgcTATAAAATAAAGACTAGGTACTATATACAGTGTGGGACTGTGGTACTCAAATTTCACTGTATCTATTTCAATTATTCTGGAGTAATTTCCTAACatgattcattaattataccGCGAACTTACAAAACTATGTGctttaatagtaatagtataACTATAGTCGAATTGTTGTGATATTATTAGcctaatatttcaataatgttgaaaaatttatgctGTTTTTGacagattattatatttgaataaaaaaataacttcatGAAAGGAATATgatctttaatttttccacaaaGTTATGAATAtgcgtaatttttttataaaatttgtctcCACTTCAGGGTGTGTTTAATCCAGTGATGTAGTTACCATAAATTTGCTACAAAAAAATTGCTAgtattatttcttcaattttcataaaattaccaTGTAGGTTCTGGTTTTAGACCacaaaaatgacattttatatataaatgcatattttcatgttatacaattgaaaaaaagttaaaatataacaaacaacacaaattttatggaCGTGTTCCACTTTCAAATGGGCCACCCTGTATTAACACACATATTATTATCtcgtcattttatttaaagtttaagtaaaataatgtgtgcCCCTTAAAACTAGTGAACACAcagtaaaaatgttgaattaacttattatcgctatgtatatatatatatatatatatatatatagaaaagcATTTGACACGTATGAATATCgagagagacatcatacaTGACAGAGACAGCAAAAACCTCCAGTTTGCTCCGACTCCGTACATGATGTCTCCCTCAATATTCAGATAGCTCAAACGCTTTTTGATATGTATCCTGTAAAAATAGTTTCGATATCAGagatgttttaaaatcaatcgTTTAATCTAGATCCATAATTCTGAAGAGATATTATGGACAATGTTCAAAATTCagttaacatttaaagcaagttgtgaaaataataagaaaatagtacactttaattttcttcgttGTACTAATTTTCGTATACATGAAAAAGGTGGTTACTctgaacatttattaaattaatagtaatcaCATTTGTTTCAGTTTTCACGTCCATTTTATGTCAAACGGTTGCTCCTAGCGACATTAACAAAGTATACCTAGAAATATCCTAGAATCATGTACAGTGAGTGTCAAAAAAGGTATGAAGATTTGCAAAACCTCTCTGTGGTGCCCTCTATACCATACGTCAAATTAACATATTCACCCTAAAAATCCTGAATGTCACATAGATACGTttctatcaataaataatgaagaaaattaaaaataaattattaacttccGTGCCTTCAATGATTatcaacttttatattaaGGTAAGAtaagcaaattaatttattaacacctCCAAGAATTTTGTACAGATTTTTCGGTGACCCtgtatattctaatttatccCTAATTTacgcaatatttatttacatacaaagTTGTaagtaagatttttttattgaaatttaaatattaaattgtgattattatgataaaatactagcaatttttttactaaaatacattttgtattgttaatttatgttgttttcACCTGCCAAATTTCGAAAAAATGACCATTGTAGTGAACAACATCTACAAACGATGTTTATTCATTGATACattctttgtttaattaaaattacaaacacgTACATGTATGAGTAATATTCAACCATTGTTTTCATTCTAGGTATAAAGTTACCTACTATTTGTGTGGCATGAAAAAAGGTGCCCACAATTTCGAAAAAACATACAAATCACGAACATTGTTAGATTCTATTCCAcagaaaacattattttcattaatttataatttttccattCTAAGCGTGTatgaattaagatttttaactGACTAATagtgaaaatttgaattactcTTCCTATTACCAATTCgtaaaatcaaaaaagtaCAAGTCTTACAAAATCCTTGGCTTTTTGGACATGAGCTTATGAGCATTAAAATGCTTTgtcatttatgttttatagaaCAAAAAAGTTCACGTAACCATATTCTTGTGTTTAATTGAGCACGTAATGATGGGTAAATGTCCTCAACCTAGAGCGACAAAATGGTAATATCAATGAACTGCACCCATGGTcggtaaaacaatattataatataaggGGAGAAAGAACAAAGATAcaagacataaaaatatgcacATCATTCATATATtactctttttaaaattatattttaatacaaatataggAAACCAAagtattctattaaataaattaaatacatatttatatataaaagtagCTAGTgactttaacaataattaatacttctctaatgttttcttattaattaaataaattagttaaaattaaaatatgtaatataataagttattatgttaaaataaatgataaaactaTAGCaagtcttatttttaattttatatttgtgtacATATATTGTGAATTGTattcacaaatatatttattcctatgtattacaataaaaaataataacgtaacattgtaattattctataaaattttattcagcatagctttaaaattatacccaACATATTTGATCTTGAATCTTAAAAACATcgattttcaatttcttccCTAATTCATAAATCAGCGTAGACCTTCGTTTTGGTTACGTAATCATTAATGATTTTCCCATTTTTCACAATAGTTACACGagaacatataaattttccaaGAAATTCATATCGACTTTTGTCGTTAATCTTTATccattattagtatattaataatttcgctTTTGATGTAGAATACATATTACAGGTAAATACAAATGCGtagatttgtatttaaatacagCGCGTATGTTAGGGACTTTAATCTTGTACTAGCTTACTTGGGAAACAGATTTGTTGGTAATATTTGCGATAACTTGGGCTCGGAAGCGAGAATAACGCCCTCTTCTACACTTGCCGTCCCGCGTGTCAAAATGGCGAAAAAGAAATCTGACgataaaaacaatgaaaatacgAAAAATGAAGGTGATTCTTCATCAAATGATGAAGATCCAAACTTCAGTGACCCAGAAGGATACGTTGATGATATCTCAGAAGAAGGTAATAGCCGTAAAATCCCTTCGTTATTTGACATTTGAGCATGCTTTTCTCCAGATTTCCATGGGAAATTCGCAAACAAATTGCAATTATTTGTGAACATCCTTTAAACCGTAGAACATAGGCttatttagtatgtaaaatGTCATGTATATATGTCTTTTGAAGCAACATatgtcaaatataattttgaggttaacatttttgttttagaattGCTGGGggacattattaaaacaaaacccAAAGAAACTGACGGGGTGGAAAGTGTGATTGTAGTAGACGGCGTCCCTATAGTCGAACCGAAACGTATTGAAAAGCTGAAATCGGTTATAAACAAGATCTTTGCCAAGTTTGGAAACATAGTGAATGAATTTTATCCAGTAGATGAAGAAGGTAGTACCAAAGGCTACATTTTCATCGAGTACTCGACGCCGGTTCACGCGGCTGAAGCAGTGAAACTCTCCAACAATTTCAAGCTGGACAAACAGCACACGTTTCAAGTGAATTTGTTTACTGATTTCTCAAAATATGAACATATTCCTGATCAATGGCAGCCGCCAGAGGCAGCTCCTTATCAGGGACAAGGGGACTTACACTATTACCTTTTGGAACCTGACGCATATGATCAGTTTGCTGTTGTCACCGTTCAGGCACAATTTGTGCAGATCTGGCAGAACACACTTCCTGATCCTACTCTAGTGGAAGAAAGAAGTgtaagtaacaaatttagcTCAGCATTCATCAAATATGTTGTTacataatcattaaatttttaatcttgaCTGCAtgattctattaattttcagGCATGGACACAAACGTATGTGAAATGGTCACCATTGGGAACATTTTTTGCCACCTTCCATAAGTTGGGTATTGCACTGTGGGCTGGTCCCAATTTTGCGCAACACAAAAAATTCGCACATGCCTCTGTACAGTTTATTGATTTCTCACCATGTGAAAAATACCTTGTCACATATTCACCACAAGGAGATCCACATTTTCCTGACCAGAAGAGAATTATAATTTGGGATATTAGGTAAGTGTTCttacaattgtttttttattaaagtatagACAAGTTTTCATATTCAAACAtttgtgattaaataatttagatatttaacaatGATTTACTATTATGCTTACTTTGTGATAAAATTACTTGAgccacaaatttataatacaacatatttaaaaattttgaacaaattactgattaaaatatttaaatcagtacaaaatatttgtatatcttAACTTGtacttgtacttttttaaaactataacaacatattattttacattattgcATCCCTGATTTCTCTATGATAGtcaaatgtaatgtaatttaaactatagggaaaataattattgcattAGAATGTGAACTTGTGAAATTATTGATAACAACAAAATAGAtggcaacaataaaattaaattcaaataatatgttttcattTCTAAATTACCAGAtaattacttgttttttataatataaatagaaataaattaagaattaataaaagtacaatgattatctaaattacattaaattaaattattacagaaCCGGAACGGAAAAACGTTCGTTCAACCCCGAAGGACCCTCCGCATGGCCGATTTTCAGGTGGTCGCACGACGACAAATACTTTGCCCGTATCGGAAACGACGTCCTCTCGATCTATGAAACACCATCGTTCGGACTTTTGGACAAAAAATCTATCAAGATCAACGGCATCAGAGACTTCAACTGGTCTCCGACAGACAACGTAGTCGCCTACTGGGTTGCCGAAGACAAAGACGTACCGGCCAGCGTGACGTTGCTTGAAATTCCCAACAGAAATGAGATTAGGAAAAAGAATCTGTTTAACGTTGCGGATTGCAAGATCCACTGGCAAAAGTCTGGGGACTATTTATGCGTCAAAGTAGACAGgtaactattttattcattgcAAGTTTGAAATGTGTTCATGTCCCTGATTTTTTGCTgtttgaatattcaatattcaatatagttATACGCTCAGGGcacataattttgctattTGAATCTTTTGTTGGTGACCAAGTAGTGGTTGCTTGCAGTACAACAAGTAGCAACAACATATTATCTTGAGTCAGATACTTGATTGTTTGATTCAAAATGGAGTGTCTTCTTAGAAAACAAATGGAAACATAAGAATTCATTACATGTGTCCATATTTCAGGTATTCAAAGGCAAGAAAAGAAAAGAACGAAATGAAGTATAGCGGTATGTACtgcaattttgaaatattccaCATGCGCGAGAAACAAATTCCGGTGGACAGCGTCGAAAGCAAAGATCCAATCCAGTGTTTCGCGTGGGAACCGGTGGGTTCGAAGTTTGCCATAATCCACGGCGAGTCGCCCAGCATAAGCGTCAGTTTTTACGAGGTGCGTGTCGGCCAGGCACCAATCCTGCTCAAGAAGTTCGAAAAGAGGGCTTGCAACCGACTGCATTGGTCGCCTAGCGGTCAATTCATTGTTCTGGCCGGGATAGGCGCCAACGGTGGCGGTTCCCTCGAGTTCGTGGATACACACGAGTTTCTCGTGATGAACACGACCGACCACTATCAGATGAGCGACGTGGAATGGGATCCAACCGGACGGTACGTCGTCACCGGCGTTTCGTTTTGGAAAACGAAAGTGGACACTGGTTATTGGATCTGGTCGTTCCAAGGCAAGATCCTCAAGCGAATCAACTTGGATAAGTTTGCGCAGTTGTTGTGGCGGCCGCGACCGCCCACTTTACTCACCGAAGACAAACAGCGCGAGATCAAGAAGAACTTGAAAAAGTATTACGCGCAATTTGAGAGCAAGGATCGCATGCGACAGACGAAGGCGTCCACTGAATTGATTAAAAAGCGGGCGGCGCTTATGGAGAAGTTCAACGAGCACAGGCAGCGTAggatcaaaaaatataatgagaaTAAGGCGAGACGTTTGGCGCTCAGAAACAGTAAGTTTCAGTTATTATTTCACTGCATACTTGGttctaattattcttattttttcagaTGTCGATACTGACGAACTTGACGCGGATACTAAGAATGTAGAAGAAGAAGTAGTAGAATTCTTTATTAAAGAGGAAATAACAATAATCGAGTAATCTACAAAGATTTTTCGACTTTTATTGCCCTGCGTGAGTCTTTTCGACTTCTGCAGGGTTTTTAAACGGATTTGTCAGCGAGCACGCCTTATAAatactgttattttttatataattcaaatagcCCAccatattaagaatttaagagttaactgtattattaatataagtcATAGAATTAaatcgtttaaatttttacaggtttgtattaataattgggttaatttattacattgtcattaaaatttttatattttcatcagTGCATTTTGGTCTTTTACTAAACTGTGTTCAAaccgaaataataaaataaattttcctagGACAAAGGTTTACTTTCATTGACCTGATTTATCTTTTTCCGGAgttcatacaaaaataatgttgcttaataaacttaaaatcgacgaaaacaaataaattcaattatataatgttggttagaatatttgttaacgttatttaatttaaaataatttaataattaatataacttttttacttaattattaaataagtgctgctaaacaaattaaaataacacctgtcatttaaaaaaaatacactcacgtttaaaattactcaaattatattaatagtggccaaaaatatattaacacactataagcgggtcgggtaaaaatacccgtTTCGAGAATGTTGATTGTTAGCGGGTcgggtaatttttactttttttaatgaaattactttaaaagcggggtgagataactttactctattggtttacatacggaactgaaagaattatctcttattttttgttatcattcaacaacttagtttggactattttgctacccgcctatagtgtgttaagAATGTTGGTTTAGTTTATCTAAAAAGTAAGTGTTGAACAAACATGTACTTAATCTTTGCGTTTAATAtatatccaaaattttattttcgaacACAGGCAAAGaagattaagttattttaattttctcgtCAACATAACATGCATTTGTAATTAGCTAAAACAGAAATGGTTTCTTGAATTTAACCGTTTATCACACGTTTCtcttaataacattaaaaacaaatttacaaccTGGCAATAGGTTAGgttaatgtcaaaaattacGTGTACGTAAACATAGCGGTCCGTTCAAAATATTGTTGGGACTTCTAAACAAGTGACATTCAACTgtgaacatttttatgaataaaacaaaggcaagtgtttaatttttgttttgattgcctcaaacagtaatattaaatcttaatacATGAATTATAAAGTGACGTGGCTTTAACATAACCTATATCCACAATATTTCAGTTTACAAGTAGTTAAAACCAGAATGAATATTATCGAAAGAAAGAAACAGAAAAGGAAGGATCAAATAGCATCCGAAATGGAAAACGGTGAAGTGCCATTAATACAAAGCAATATCAAAGGGGATCGATGGAATATtgccttattattatttttgtatactcTTCAAGGCATACCACTCGGTTTAAGTGCCGCAATTCCTATGATACTTCAGAACAGAGGCGTCAGTTATAAACAACAAGTGAGTACTGTACtgtctttcattttttaatgttaatttgatttaattttaggcTGAGTTCAGTTTTGTAACGTGGCCCTTCAGTTTGAAACTATTATGGGCTCCATTAGTGGATGCAATTTACTCAAATAGAATTGGCAGAAGGAAGACCTGGCTAATTCCAACACAATACCTCATAGGGTTCTTTATGATAATTCTCAGCAGCCATGTGGACCAATGGCTGGGTGACAATGGCAGTCAACCgaacattgaaattttaaccTTACTGTTCTTCTCACTTAATTTCCTAGCTGCTACACAAGATATAGCAGTTGATGGATGGGCTTTAACAATGCTGAACAAGAGAAATGTGGGCCATGCATCTACATGTAACAGTGTGGGTCAAACTGCTGGCTTCTTTTTAGGCAACATACTGTTCATGGCTCTTGAATCAGCCAGTTTTTGTAACATGTATTTACGTCATGAACCGTCAGACAAAGGAATAGTGACCCTTGcgggttttttaaatttctgggGTTGGGTATTTTTGATCACAACAACTCTAGTGGCGATGATTAAAAAGGAATTGCAGCACGTCGACTCCGAGCACGAAACTGCGCCTGAAAAAGACATAAAAACGGCCTACAAATCTCTGAGGGACATTTTGAAACTGAGATCTGTACAAGGTTTAGTTCTTGTGCTGTTGACATGCAAGGTATTCCAATGCTGATgcaataaaacacaattacaAATCATATTTTCAGATCGGATTTGCGTCCACTGACAGTGTGATGGCCTTAAAGCTGGTCGAAGCGGGTATACCTAAGGAAAGGCTTGGTTTGATGGCCATTCCTTTAATTCCAGTCCAATTAGCGTTGCCCTTGGTAATAGCAAAATATACTAcaggtaaatttaaatatacgttTAGAAATGAccttctattaaatattatatagatcgacttttaattagtgttatctcaatttaaacaaaattttcttaatactttttacatttttataccagttataaaaatgacaaagaaataacaatatctttacaatttgtagaaattggtaaaatacttattatttcaataagacAAATTGAcatcaaagaaaatttattgtgttttaaaatgcGAACAGAATTGCGCATAAaagtatatgtataaaataatgaactgttcaattaaattcaacTAACGAGTAATTTCTCTCAACCAGTTAGAAGAATTCCTGACATCAGACTTCTTCCTTTTCTTTGCCGATAATCTGTACGCAACATTGATTTTGCACACCTCGCACTTATAATTTCTGAACGGAAGCCAGCGCGAATCAGGCCAGTTATCCACCAAACTTTTGTCAACAATTCCCGTTTCGAAATGTGTGGGTTTGCTTATAACCTTATAAACAATCAATGGGGGAAATACCTTACCATCAAATcgaaagattattttaaaaaatctcctATCAAACATTTTACTAAACCCATCTTTCGCCATCTGTAACACTTTAATTGGATCGGTTTGTCGCAGTTTATCCAAACGAGCCTTTTGATGTTCAAATGCCATTTTGTTCTTCATATTCCGGTACCATTTTTGTATTGATTTAGCGGCAGTTTCCCGTTCGTATCTTTTTGGTTGCACACCAAGATGGGTGTTGCAAATATCCGCAATTTTCTTTATCAAAGAGTATCCCTCGTTGAACAAATCATTTGCTTCCGGCGTCGGTAGAGGCACGTCGTAGAAATTTTCAGCTCCTTGAAATAGTTCATGATCTGTTTCCAATAAATCGGGCACGCTGTCATGagacatttttaacatttgataTTTCCGTGACATTTCAATACGGAAAATGTCTAATAAAACaccgtttaataaaaatccctGAACCGCTGACGAAAACGCAAATTTTGCTTAGGCAAACCCGGATTTTCATTTAGAGATACCTATACCATTATATTTcggtttaaacaaaaaacaaatttagtgTTGATTTGACTTATACCGTGAAATTTTCTAGGACCAAAACCATTGAACATTTTCGTCAAGGCGATACCGTATAGATTGGCATTTGGATTCGTTGCCGCATTTATGGTGTGGATTACACCTACACTAGTACCTGATGCTTCCCAAGGACTGCCAATTTCTTATGTAGTTTTCTTAATTTCCTGCTACGCCCTACATCAGGTAATTGTGACCGTATTGAATCGAGATACGAATGctaattgttcttttattatcAGATTTGCGTATATTGCATGTTTGTTGCCATTATGGCCTTCTTTGCAAAAATCAGCGACTCCTCGGTGGGCGGTACGTACATGACGTTGTTGAATACCGTGACGAATTTGGGCGGCAATTGGCCCACCATCCTCGCCCTGTACTTTGTCGATCCGCTCACGAGCAAGCAGTGTGTTGG from Aethina tumida isolate Nest 87 chromosome 1, icAetTumi1.1, whole genome shotgun sequence includes:
- the LOC109599747 gene encoding eukaryotic translation initiation factor 3 subunit B, with the protein product MAKKKSDDKNNENTKNEGDSSSNDEDPNFSDPEGYVDDISEEELLGDIIKTKPKETDGVESVIVVDGVPIVEPKRIEKLKSVINKIFAKFGNIVNEFYPVDEEGSTKGYIFIEYSTPVHAAEAVKLSNNFKLDKQHTFQVNLFTDFSKYEHIPDQWQPPEAAPYQGQGDLHYYLLEPDAYDQFAVVTVQAQFVQIWQNTLPDPTLVEERSAWTQTYVKWSPLGTFFATFHKLGIALWAGPNFAQHKKFAHASVQFIDFSPCEKYLVTYSPQGDPHFPDQKRIIIWDIRTGTEKRSFNPEGPSAWPIFRWSHDDKYFARIGNDVLSIYETPSFGLLDKKSIKINGIRDFNWSPTDNVVAYWVAEDKDVPASVTLLEIPNRNEIRKKNLFNVADCKIHWQKSGDYLCVKVDRYSKARKEKNEMKYSGMYCNFEIFHMREKQIPVDSVESKDPIQCFAWEPVGSKFAIIHGESPSISVSFYEVRVGQAPILLKKFEKRACNRLHWSPSGQFIVLAGIGANGGGSLEFVDTHEFLVMNTTDHYQMSDVEWDPTGRYVVTGVSFWKTKVDTGYWIWSFQGKILKRINLDKFAQLLWRPRPPTLLTEDKQREIKKNLKKYYAQFESKDRMRQTKASTELIKKRAALMEKFNEHRQRRIKKYNENKARRLALRNNVDTDELDADTKNVEEEVVEFFIKEEITIIE
- the LOC109599802 gene encoding acetyl-coenzyme A transporter 1; this encodes MNIIERKKQKRKDQIASEMENGEVPLIQSNIKGDRWNIALLLFLYTLQGIPLGLSAAIPMILQNRGVSYKQQAEFSFVTWPFSLKLLWAPLVDAIYSNRIGRRKTWLIPTQYLIGFFMIILSSHVDQWLGDNGSQPNIEILTLLFFSLNFLAATQDIAVDGWALTMLNKRNVGHASTCNSVGQTAGFFLGNILFMALESASFCNMYLRHEPSDKGIVTLAGFLNFWGWVFLITTTLVAMIKKELQHVDSEHETAPEKDIKTAYKSLRDILKLRSVQGLVLVLLTCKIGFASTDSVMALKLVEAGIPKERLGLMAIPLIPVQLALPLVIAKYTTGPKPLNIFVKAIPYRLAFGFVAAFMVWITPTLVPDASQGLPISYVVFLISCYALHQICVYCMFVAIMAFFAKISDSSVGGTYMTLLNTVTNLGGNWPTILALYFVDPLTSKQCVGGTESLDNACRNPLEKELCTAKGGKCETILDGFYIETVISAVVGFAWLYLWGKKKIQHIQSLNEAAWKLNKRKR